ACCACAGTTCCATTTAGCCGCTGTTCGAAAGAATGCCTCATCTCTCTTAATACAAGCTGGATGGTATGCCTTGGGGCAGTTCCTGAATGTACAAGAAGACAAACCTATATCAATAAGTTATTAATAACACAAATCTCGTAACTAAAATCTCCATAAATAACGATCATAAACACTGACTCCTCGTAATCTAATCTAATGGCGTTAACCAGCGCTTTATCAAAAATAGTAACAATCACAGATTAGTGGAGCATCAAACAATTACTCACTGATAGCTAAATaatcaaaatgttttatttccTTAACCACAACCGttcaaaaaatagtaactaaaTCACAAACATGAACAAACCATAGAGAATCCAATTGGCAAACTTAACAAAAGCTCTAAATCTCTATCAGTGCATACTATCTAACAGAATTATCATTGTAATCTCCACCCAACTCACCGGCGATCACAGAGAACAAGGTCTCCGCCGTCGAAGCAAATGAAGCAGACGTCTTCTTCCTTCTCGTCCTTCCGCGGCGGTGGCGGCGGCCGAGTTTGAGACACGGTCTTAGCATGCGCCCTCGGAGGCCGGCCACGTTTCCGCTTCACAGGAGCAGCTTCATCAACAACTCCGGCAACCGTCGGGGCAGGTACAGAGGGAGCTTGAGACGCACCGATCTCCTCCTCGCACTGATCAACTCTCATAAGATCGACGACGCCCTTGACGGAACTCTCTTCGCCAGGAACTTGCTGAAGCTGCTGATTCTCCATGAATACTCAGGAATTCCAAACAGGTATGAGTAGTATTCACGGATCAATCAGTGAAGGAGAAACCCTAATCTGAGGTTCTTTTTGGGGGATTTTTGGCGATGAAAACGGATTGGAGATTGAAGAACGAAGACTAGTGGGggcaaattaaaacaaataaataaaaactggaCTTTTGTTTTCGCTTTTACGCCCACTTATCTAACATTGTTGTTGTGCGACTCCCTTTTAAAGAGAAGACAATTGTTATACTTCTTCCTGCttatagaaatgttttttttatttttttaacatcatatcttcttacagattttcttttatcaaaatcttcttacagattttcttttattaaaatcttttacagattttttttttctttctgaataTACTAGTATTTCTGGATTTCAAATTAATGTAATGTTAAGACTTTTaggttatttaaaattttttttgatatagtTATGTTTTTTATGAACAAATGTGGAGAATTTGTTTATGGTAATCGATTTTCTTCCAAATACATGCACTACAGTTTATAGATTTCGAATTCATTTCTAAAATCTAATGTTATAACTTCTAGGTAAAACCCTCAGGTTTATATCTCAAACTTTGAGTTAGaagaatataacattttaatttacataccaacaaaaaaattgaacaaacaATACAAACTAATAGCAGTCAAGCGTGAGATTGTGTGTCAAAATGTTTAAAGTACTTGGCATTCATTTTCATTATTCACACATATAATAGCCTATAACTCCAAAGATTGCAAAAGTATCAGAaaacttatatttatatatgaaaatatttgacaGTCACCTGATGGAATACAAACCATATAATTTAAGTGTTTATTTACGGTTCTAATTGGTGACCATTAAAATGATAAtagaataaagaaaaacaatgaatgcgaacaaaataaaaaaaaacaatgaatgcgagcaaaatagaaaaaaaggttaaaataaatagttatttttgCCTATTTCGTAAGGAATATTTTTAATCTAGTTCCTTAAAATGAAAGGAatagcaaaaaataaatatgtaacaaatatttttcataaatactGTAAATATTAAGTAATGAATAGGAATTTATTTTTCTCGTGAATTCCATTCCTTAGGTCACTTCTTCAGACTTTAGTTATTTACAATTATCGTATAATTTTCTCTATTAAACGAGAAGTACAAGTTTTATCTactataaaaaatcatattaggtCCACTTAATCAATTACATCTATTTAATTATTCACAATATCtactaaatatataacatttccaaattttgtaataattataagaatattaGTATTAAATCAATCTTAACTGTagatttaaattttacttttagttattacaaaatctgttgagaaaaatctaacaatatcttactaattttttaatatcttttaaattgATGCatgattaatttcgtaattatttatataatattataataaattaattttaaataatttttttttacaaaacaaaataaaataaaattctatgctatttttataaattttataattatagtattaatcatattaaaatagatttactatatgaattaaatgaaaattatattaaattggtaAATTTATAGAATACACttaaataatatgatagatgaTCTATGTATAAAGTatagtaaataatataactaaattacTTAAATTGAAcaatgtatttacttataaaatcttacaatatactaaaataatagaaCTGCTAAagtatatttctaaacacaacatgaaaatataaattatcctaaacaaatatcattttatggtataactaaataaaattttaaaatgtattgtatGTAAActgtaatttaaatatatatatatattgaaggagttctctatttgattatttcatattatgAATGTATTGTACCGAACTCGaaaagtatattaatatataataacaattaataacaaagtaaaatgtataaaaaatatgtatatataaataatgtcgAAAAAGAAACCTAACCAATAAGATTATAGAATTACACagtatataacactaaaatgtaaatcatatatttaaaacatttacaatatattaaatttatacatttataaaataaaaatttattcgGACgtacggatcaaaatctagcaGGTCATCTATGCTTAAATATCTTCGTTCGCCACACATATGGTATTGTAGGTAGGCTTTGTATCTTTGTGGGGGCATTGTTCACGTGTATGTTTAAACTTGCATTTTGCtatgaaaaattgaaatatatatttcttgcCAAACTTTTTCTTTAACATCTACCCTTTTAGTCAAGTGGTATCCAtccttatattatttatatacgAGTTACAGAATATTCAAAGTGACCACAGTACTAAGAAACCAAGAGATATCATACAATATAACTAAAGAAACCAAGTTacattttttgaaagaaaaaatggtTATCTGATTTTCTAGTTAgctattctatttttttgtaatagatgttaaagttatataaaattataatgttCTCATTGCATAATAAATTACATTACTTTTTCTTATATAACTATAACTTTTCGTAgaataatattacaaatttcaGAACTTTCTTTTAACTTTGAGACAACATTAATTATAACTAATCTTCTGTTAACATTTATAtggtatttaagattttttgtcaacgcacatataataaaaattataaaattaagcGGTAATATGATTTGAGTCATTTCCGGTCCTGCCGAATCTGATATacatgaaaaaagaaaacatccACTCTTCTCGCCTCCTTGGCAAGAGACTTTACACGGATGTTCCTTGAACTGGGTAAATGAGATATGCTGAAACCCGAAAACCCGTCTCATATAAAATGGAATGAGACTAGCTCGGAAGCAAGCATTGGCCAGTTGATTGGGTTAGAAATTATGTCTATCAAGCTGGAGCAATCTGTCTTGACATGCATCATATTAACTTGTAACTCCCATAAGCAGGTGATTGCCTATAGAAGACTTTCCATCTCTGTGTGTAAAACCGAGAGACTTTTACGACAGTCTTGAAAGCCAAGTCTTTCAACTCTCATGTGATCCATGTGTGTCCACTCGAGTCCACTGACATTGCCATGATCGACCCAAGACGTATCTATTTGGCAAGTCGAGGTTTAGGTTCCACGGGAAGAGTCGAAGTAGCAGCCGATGCTGGTGTTGCATCATCATCCTTCTCATCTTTGAGATTAGCTTTTTGCCAGCATGCCGCTTCGAGAGAAGCCAACTGAAGAGTGTATAAAGGTGAAACATCCTTTCTATTGaacactttcttttttttgcctTCTAAATAAGatctataagaaaaatatcaaTAAGTGTTTTTAAGTAGGCCACGCCTATTTTCCTCCTAAACCAGAAGTCCATATTTTGGTAAACACATGTATTCGGAAAAAACTGGGAAGGGatgattaaattttttgttagatatacTGTATAGTGATTATGATTATcaatatatttcaatttaaatCTATATATCCTTCGTTTCAgcgatttatttatttatttgtaacattatttataaaattgctatagatagcaaattaatatattttattttacatgtttttgataaaatgtatttttttttacatgctGGACATAAGAAACTATCATGCCACATTAACCATAGATCTTCTATCCATTGATCAATATCTCATATGTACAAAGTTtaagagtatatatataaaaaagtagTCGTACAAAATGTACGAAATATCAATATCTCACATATATGCACAACATTTAAAACTATGCTAAGACTGAATCACATCCAGGAATTTTTTTGTTGTCTTAAAtccaaaactaaaaacatacCAATTTTTTGGTGTGgaaatttttattcttagaaAGTTATGGTAATTTcggaaagaaaaagataaaagcGATTAATCTATTTTGTTGTTATGTATGAAAATGAAATGGTGTTATGCACATTGGATTCTCCTATAGTAACTAAAACTAATTTTGGTAAAACTAATTTTGCTTACttgaaattaattgatataataGGCAGATCATATTAATTTGGTCTGCAATAGTTGTAAACCATTTACAATCACTTAGGGGGTGTTAGTAGGATGTGAATTTTGTAATGATTCTTGCAATTCTCAaattctattgttattggttaaCGGATTCTAATATTCTTactaaaatctagtgttattagtATTATGATTGTTTAATGACTTATATAATCTCTTGTTATTCAAAAGATTTGTTTTTAATGATTCTATGATTCcataaatctagtgttattaggACTTGAATTCTAGACAATTTTACtcttaaaacaaaaattcaaaaatcttGCATATATCCTCTAGATTCTTATAATTATCAtgctataatattttcataaactttttaaatattaataaaaactcttttaaactatttacaaattttaaaaaatctcttaacttttaaaatcaacTAATTTTACATAAATTCCACTCTCACCAACCCctccttaatatatatatatatatatactcataaATTTCTAGAGATTTTTTTATTCTGATTCGAAAACACGTCTGAAGTGATCGACTCCTCGCTGGTAAAGTGTTCAGTGAAACCTCACTGTCACGATTATATTATAGCCGCTTCAAATTTTtgctaaaaacatatataatagcAATTTTGGGTTTGAAATCAgtatatttataaagaaaaaaaatatttagtagtagTAGTAAAAGAAGGTAAATTAAGTTGACACAAATTGTCAAAATAGTAATGTTTGTTCGAAAACATCAAACTACTGCAAATTAGGTGTTTTTTTGCCATCTAGATTTTATTAACAGGCCAAAGCCCAAAAGTAAGAAAATCCATACAACAAAAGATCCACACCTAAAAGTCCAAACCAAACGGGCAAAACAAAAGAGACAACATGGGCTCAGACCCAACAAGCTAAGAAGACAAATCGGCGATTACACACTATTGACATCACACGCGTGTTGAGAAAGACATGTGTTTAAACCTCAACAACGAGGAAGAACACGCGTCACAAAATCCTCCATGACTTCACCATAGAGAAAATGCCGGAGAAACTAAGCGGCGATTCACCGAAACAGGAACCACAATGCGACTCCTTCATCGTCTGATCTTCTTTCCACGGAGAGTGTCCATCGAGCGAGTCGAGATCTCATCCGGAAAAAACGAAGCCACCAAACACCTCATACACCTTCCTTGCCTAACTCCATCCATCGGAGAGCATCCATCGACCAGTGTCGAGATCTCATCCAATACACTGGAATTTCTAGAGGCTGAAGGAATCCAGAAACCAAATCACTACGAAGAGCCGGCATCGTTCATCTTTAAAGAAAAGGCAACAGAGCTTTAGCCAAAATCCGGCGACGCAGAGTTTAGAGAGCCTTCACCCCCTCTCTCCCCGGGGACATAAACCGACGACGGAGCTATAGAAACCTCCACATCTTGGAGTAAGAAATTCGGTCTGATAAACCGAAATCTGAAGGAAAACGTCAATCTCTCTCCCTCTTAGAAGACAtgcacagaaaaaaaaagaaaaaaaaacacaaaaaagaaTGTTTGTGAAGCTTCTCAACTCACTGTTGTACCACAAAACTATCTATGTTATATTCGGTATAAAAGATATTAACAGTatgtttgtaaaaatatttaaaatatatattttaaaattatacttttctaattttttcttattttttaataattcctAGATCCAAGATCCAAGTATGCTGCATGCGTCTCGTCTATCAAATTTTAGAACGAGATTTTGTAGAACCAATATACAAAAAACATTCCAAAGacaagaaaatttaaaacgttAACAGCTTTAATAAAAAAGGTTactacaatataaatattataattagaataatatgtttaaaatttctacgtTGAATTAAAGGGATAAATATTCTAAAGAGACCTAAAAATATGTTATGACTAAAAGGATACACAAAGATAAAAATGATCATAATATGATTTATTACAAAGGTAAAAACATTTATActcatatcatatacatatataaataaaaatattaagtatcatacatattatatacatacatattatacatatttgtattaaaataaaatattcaaaatattcaaaacttttttcaaaatttttggttttaaaacttaaaaaagaaTTTGATTTTTTCCCCAAAAATAGACAAGATTTGGCAGCTACTCAATTTTCACATTCGGATTATAGAAAAATGATTACTTCATAACATCTGACCTCTGtgattttttgaaattatgaaattacTTATGTATATTACACGGTCGATAGAATATTTGGTTAAAAATCACCTGGTTGACCCCTATAAATCAAGATCAATAGCGGAATCATGAAAGATTTTTACCCGtgtcaaaatatatatacttaaaaggaaaaaaaataaataaaagctatCAGCGATGGTATTTGAACCATGGTTTAGGGGTGTCAAGAGGGACACTTAACCACCAGAACTACTGAATTTACATGTACTTTGTGAACAAAACAGAATATTTAGAGATTTAACGGGTGTTAGATGACATCCCATCTTCATACATGGATCCGCCACCGAGAgagaaaagttatttttttttttaaattcttttttttcaaaactccTTTTCCAGAaatattcttaaaattattattttaattttataacttaAATTTTGAATCTGAACTCGAATCCCTAAATCTTTTACCTAATCAACTCTCTAAAATCTAAGTCTTAATATAGGGAAAAATCTTTGTTACCTATTTAATACTAAAACTTaggttattttaatttttagaaactatttttgtataaaattgtttttagtGCTATCTTACTGTATTCCTCCTCCTCAGttgaaaaattatatgaatttaGTACGTCAACTGCGACCCATCTTCATAAGTAACCTTTTTCTTTTGGGTGTAAAAGTAATCCTCTCTTGCGcgcaacaaaaagaaaaaagaaagaaaggaagATTGTTCTCGTCTCCGGCCAAGAAACCGATCATAAAATGAAGGATTACTCCAAGATCGGCGGTAAATCGACGATGCAGAGAACAAGCCGACGATTGGAAGGTACCGCCATGGGCTCCACAGTCTTCGATCTCAAACCCGGCGTCGGCATCGGACCTTTCTATATCGGTATGCGGTTTCTCTCAAAATCTCTGCTGGTTTTCTTTAGTTTTGGAACTCGAGGATCAGTTGACTTGGAAGATGACAATCGGCATCGGTTTGCGATCGGCGATTGCGTGCCGTCTTAGGATTCTTCGATTGCGTATAGTATTAGCAAACGCTGTAACACTGTTCAGCCTCCGATCAGTTTGACCGACGATGGTGTTGTTTCTCAGGAATGCCAATTTGTGATGCGTTTGGGAAAATAGAGCAGGATCCTAACGTATATGATGTTGTTCATGTCAAATACTACGACGAGGTTTGTACTCATCACTCTGCTTCGTTCATCTTCTTGTGTTGATGCTTCTTTTGGCTTGCATAGGATCCTCTGAAGCTGGATGTGGTTATTAGCTTTCCGgatcatggttttcatcttcgcTTTGATCCCTCGTCTCAGGTACTTCTCTACACAATGCTGTGCTTCATACTTGTTTTTGATCTATTGTCTTGGAAACATTATCCTCAtttactcttcttttttttttgttatttaaagaTACACTCTAGTTTTAGTTATTGTTCTTCCAAATTTGTTTGCAGAGGTTGCGCCTTATTGAGATATATGATGTCAAGCGGCTCCAGATGCGTTATGGAAATTCTACGATTGGGTGAGTTAAAAAGTTATGAGTTTGGTGTAGTTTACTGTTGTAATGactgtcttttttttcttgtactTCAGAGGTCCATCAACTCTGGCTACGTTCGTGGCTGTTTATGCACTTTTTGGACCCACCTTTCCCGGGATTTATGATAAAGAAAGAGGGATTTATGCTCTGTTCTACCCGGTGAGCAAGAGATGATAATACGGTCACACTGTTCTTCCATTTATGTATGAATTTTTTCTGTCAATGTTTATCATTTTTAACGATCGCAGGGGCTATCTTTCGAGTTTCCAATTCCCGACCAGTACACGGACTGCTGCCATGATGGAGAAGGTATGCTCTTCTCCTGATTCCAAGAGAAatctgtttattttttctttatctcTTGTCCCAATATCTGACTTGTCTCTTTCGTCTACATAGTGGCGCTACCATTAGAGTTTTCAGACGGCACCACACCAGTTACATGCCGGGTCTCTATATATGACAAATCAAGTGACAAAAAAGTTGGTGTGGGAAAACTGATGGATAGAGCTTCTGTCCCTCCTTTGGCCCCTGGCAGCCTTTATATGGAAGAGGTTCACGTCAAGGTGtggatttatgttttcatttaccGGGGGTTAACTTCTATTATTAACCATGATTAGCAGTAAGCCACCTCCTAACTCTTCGCATGACTTCCTTACATATCTATGCAGCTTGGGAAGGAACTATACTTTACTGTCGGAGGCCAGCATATGTCTTTTGGTGCATCACCACAGGTAAAGTTAGTGCCTTTCTTATTGTGCATCTTCTTTGGAACTCATCATTTCGTGCTCCGTACAGGATGTTTGGACTGAAATAGGACGACCATGTGGGATCCACCCAAAGCAGGTGATCTGTGCCCGTCTCTCTAAACTTGTTTGCTGTAAATCGCTCACAGCTGCTTACATTAGCTTCTCTTGCTATCTTGCCTGCATAATATTTCACAGTTAGTTTCCCATTTGGACATTTGGGTTTCTGCTTCTAATGCTGTACTTTGCCTTCCAGGTAGATCAAATGGTTATTCATTCCGCGTCAGATCTACGACCAAAAACAACTCTTTGTGGTGATTACTTCTACAACTATTTTACTCGTGGTTTCGACATCCTGTTTGACGGCGAGGTAGGCAATTCGTCAAAATGAGTTAAAATGAGTTATTTTTTCCATCCATGACTGACTCTTACCTTTTTACAGACTCACAAGGCTAAGAAGTTTGTTCTGCACACCAACTATCCTGGTCATGCTGATTTCAACTCATACATAAAGTGCAACTTTGTGATCTCTGGTAAGTGATGCAATGCAACTGGTAGCAGCTTCATGCCAATTAATTATCCTTTATGCAGATGTGTGGTGTGtcttatttttcaataaaactATACTTTATTGCTGCTTTCAGTTGGAGAGGGTGAGACAGAAGCAAACAGAGGTGGAAAcaagatcactccaagcacgAATTGGGAGCAGGTTAAGGTAATTAGTTTCAGATCAAAGTTATACAAGCATACAGGAAAATGATAGGAAGCGAGTCTATCTTAGGCCTGGACCAACCCTATTGGTCATAATTGTGTGGAAGCATTGAGgaaataatcaaaataacaGCATGATTATAACTGAAAATAGAAGTGTTAACAAATGAGTAAGACATTTGTGATGAAACCTTTGCTTTCACCTTATAGGAAGTACTCGGGGAGTGTGGCCCAGCAGCGATTCAGACACAGGGCTCAACTAGCAACCCATTTGGATCGACATACGTGTATGGCTATAAGGATGTTGCTTTTGAGGTGAAGGATTTTTCTAGTTACCGTAATTCAGTAATTGATATCCTTGTGTAGATTGTTAGACGAAGCTTTAAAGTTGGGTTAATATTTTGCAGGTGATGAAGAACGGTCATATAGCCACCATAACTTTGTTCCAGTCATGATGTGCGTCTACCTTCGAGGAGGTATATGTCCCTTGCTAATTCTTCATTAATGTTCAATTTTCCCGTAGACATATATTTTGGAAGTTCATGTGTTGTATATTGATTGCTGAATGAAAAACTTCTCCCACATCATGTGAATGATCAATCTATTTGTCTTTGTAGGGGGGTGCTTTGGCTCGAGAGGCTATCTTCTACCACAGAACTGTGTAAATCTCTAACGTCAAACGCTGCATGCTATCGATATTAcccaaaaacttttaaaatgtcTGAAAAAATTGATGTACAGTTGTTTAGTTGATATCAAGTTTTATAATAACAGTTACTCTGGATATTATTTCCATTCATTCCGTCTAATATGATTACAAACATCTTTTACTTGAATGAATGATATAAGCTTGTATTCAGTTGGGAAAGTAAAAAAAAGCTCCGTCGAGTATCCGAACCAGCTAGACTACGAAGGAATGGTGAGAGTTTAGTGTTCTCTATTTAGTATAAACAAGACACagtgaaaagtaaaaaaagagcTCCGTCGCCGGGATTCGAACCCGGGTCTCTCGGGTGAGAGCCGAGTATCCTAACCAGCTAGACTACGACGGAATGTTGAAAGTATGGGGTTCTCTTATTATTTAGTATAAAGAAGATACagtgaaaagtaaaaaaaaagctcCGTCGCCGGGACTGGAACCCGGGTCTCTCGGGTGAGAGCCGAGTATCCTAACCAGCTAGACTACGACGGATTGTTGTTAAAAGTGTTTtgtaagaagaaaaatatacaaaatatatttcttgTGCAGGTAGGTCTATCCGTGTGCGAGCAACGAAaaggaaaattgtttttcatcGGCGATACCGTCTCTTCGAGTCTACTCTGGTAATCtcttcattttctctctttttgttcTCGAAGCTGCTTCAAATTTATAGTATTAAGAATTGGCTTTTGGTTAAATCCCTGGAGATGCAAGAAGTTGAACTTTATAATATCGGATGTTTTTAGCTGCGCTATTTGTGCAATTGGTTTAGCCACCACTGTTTAcggtttctctttttttttttggattatagGGATTGAACTTGGTGCTGTAAAGGAAAAGCTCCGGTCTTCTTTCCCCGAGATGATGACTGCGTCTGGGCTAACCGTAACTTCGTCCAGGTTTCACTTTCGCTGGCGTACATCTCAGAGAAGCTCTCAGGCTTTTACTCTTATTGCCACACTGAATCGTCAAGATGCATCATCAGCTTCCCCTGTTCTTCAAAGGTTGTTTTGGAGATTCTTTGATTAAGCATGTACTAGTTCTTTCTCATGGTTTTGTCTTTGATGTTGCATAGGGCTTGTTTGGCACTTCCAACACAAAGAAACAATGCTATGATTGCCCGTGCCATGAGTTCTTCCTTTGGTGACGTGGCAGACGATTCAActggtatatatatacatatctctTGCTTATACTTGTAAATGGTTCTTCTCTTGCTACTTGACATGCTTTCTAGTTGAACTTGTTGTCAGTAATAGAAGCAAAAAATGATTAATCTTCCATTTGGTTCAGCTGTCTTCCCTCGGATCAATGTCAAAGACCCATACAAGCGGCTTGGGATAAGCCGGATGGCCTCAGAGGATGAGATTCAAGGCGCCAGGAACTTTCTCATTCAGCAGTACGCTGGTCACAAACCCAGCGTTGACGCTATCGAATCAGCTCATGACAAGATCATCATGCAGAAGTTCCATGAGAGGAAGAACCCCAAGATCGACATAACGAAGAAGGTGCGAGAAGTGAGACAGTCCAAAGCTGTTAACTTTGTTTTCGAGAGGTTCCAAACTCCTGCCACTGCTTTCCTTGTCAAAACGGCAGTCACGTTTGCAGTTCTCGGAGCTCTTACCGTTCTGTTCCCGACAGAAGAAGGACCCACTCTGCAGGTTTTGTTATCGGTGATAGCTACGTTTTACTTCATCCACcaaaggatgaagaagaagctctgGTCTTTCCTTTACGGGTAATAATCGCAAAGCCTTTGCTACCTTCTTGATTTTGGATTCGAAACTGATTAGGTTGAACATTGTGATGAAACAGGAGTGGATCTTTCATCTTCTCGTGGCTGATTGGGACTTTCTTGATGGTGTCTGTGATCCCACCCTTCATCAAAGGACCAAGAGGTTTTGAAGTCATGTCTTCGCTCTTAAGCTATGTTTTGCTTTGGGTCTCTTCGAGCTACCTTAGGTAGCATTCTAGCTCTTTTTCTTAACTTCTTATCTCGGATATGTGAAAACACACACTATTAGAGCATTGCATTATCTTCATGTGGCatagagaaaaatattttttttgatcttGGAGTTTGTTATTTCGCTGAGACTTCCACTGTTTGTGTCTTGCGTTTGCTGGCTACTTCATACATTTTCTCTATAGATAAAATGGATTAGAATCTGTTAAGTTTTGT
The window above is part of the Brassica napus cultivar Da-Ae chromosome C8, Da-Ae, whole genome shotgun sequence genome. Proteins encoded here:
- the LOC106367712 gene encoding PHAF1 protein At3g51130, with the translated sequence MKDYSKIGGKSTMQRTSRRLEGTAMGSTVFDLKPGVGIGPFYIGMPICDAFGKIEQDPNVYDVVHVKYYDEDPLKLDVVISFPDHGFHLRFDPSSQRLRLIEIYDVKRLQMRYGNSTIGGPSTLATFVAVYALFGPTFPGIYDKERGIYALFYPGLSFEFPIPDQYTDCCHDGEVALPLEFSDGTTPVTCRVSIYDKSSDKKVGVGKLMDRASVPPLAPGSLYMEEVHVKLGKELYFTVGGQHMSFGASPQDVWTEIGRPCGIHPKQVDQMVIHSASDLRPKTTLCGDYFYNYFTRGFDILFDGETHKAKKFVLHTNYPGHADFNSYIKCNFVISVGEGETEANRGGNKITPSTNWEQVKEVLGECGPAAIQTQGSTSNPFGSTYVYGYKDVAFEVMKNGHIATITLFQS
- the LOC106359817 gene encoding protein CHAPERONE-LIKE PROTEIN OF POR1, chloroplastic-like is translated as MMTASGLTVTSSRFHFRWRTSQRSSQAFTLIATLNRQDASSASPVLQRACLALPTQRNNAMIARAMSSSFGDVADDSTAVFPRINVKDPYKRLGISRMASEDEIQGARNFLIQQYAGHKPSVDAIESAHDKIIMQKFHERKNPKIDITKKVREVRQSKAVNFVFERFQTPATAFLVKTAVTFAVLGALTVLFPTEEGPTLQVLLSVIATFYFIHQRMKKKLWSFLYGSGSFIFSWLIGTFLMVSVIPPFIKGPRGFEVMSSLLSYVLLWVSSSYLR